A window of the Carassius gibelio isolate Cgi1373 ecotype wild population from Czech Republic chromosome B16, carGib1.2-hapl.c, whole genome shotgun sequence genome harbors these coding sequences:
- the plekhf2 gene encoding pleckstrin homology domain-containing family F member 2: protein MVDRLANSEANSKRIGVVETCFGTAGQPLAIPGRVLIGEGVLTKLCRKRPKARQFFLFNDILVYGNIVIQKKKYNKQHIIPLESVTIDTVEDEGELRNGWLIKTPTKSFAVYAATATEKSEWMSHISKCVSDLLEKSGKSPTGEHAAVWVPDSEATVCMRCQKIKFNPVNRRHHCRKCGFVVCGPCSEKKFLLPSQSTKPVRVCEFCYKQLSTGGTLPSRSDSLLSSNNISDDDDDDDSSD, encoded by the coding sequence ATGGTGGACCGCTTGGCGAACAGTGAGGCCAACTCTAAGCGCATCGGAGTCGTGGAAACATGCTTCGGCACAGCAGGTCAACCGCTGGCCATCCCAGGTCGAGTGCTGATCGGAGAGGGCGTTCTCACAAAGCTGTGCCGCAAAAGGCCCAAAGCCCGGCAGTTCTTCCTCTTCAATGACATCCTGGTGTACGGCAACATCGTCATCCAGAAGAAGAAGTACAATAAGCAGCACATCATCCCTCTGGAGAGCGTCACCATAGACACGGTAGAGGACGAGGGCGAGCTGCGCAACGGCTGGCTCATTAAAACGCCCACCAAATCCTTCGCCGTCTACGCCGCCACAGCTACGGAGAAGTCTGAGTGGATGAGCCACATAAGCAAGTGCGTCTCGGACCTACTGGAAAAAAGTGGGAAATCTCCCACCGGCGAGCACGCGGCCGTCTGGGTGCCCGACTCTGAGGCGACCGTGTGCATGCGCTGCCAGAAGATCAAATTCAACCCCGTCAACCGCCGCCACCACTGCCGGAAATGCGGCTTCGTCGTGTGCGGCCCGTGTTCGGAGAAGAAGTTCCTGCTACCCAGTCAGTCAACCAAACCGGTGCGGGTGTGCGAGTTCTGTTACAAACAGCTCTCCACGGGCGGCACCCTCCCGTCCCGCTCAGACTCCTTGTTATCCAGCAACAATATCTCAGACGACGACGACGACGATGACAGCAGTGACTGA
- the LOC127974975 gene encoding beta-2 adrenergic receptor — protein MPEELANCSVCCCTTTSKILMVVFMISLILAILFGNLLTLAVVVGTKHFHTPQGYLKASLAVADLAVGIFVVPVSVYAEVSLMIYNSMPEWTARNSQATPLHPCNFIGPVFAGCTLVSITTIFLLTIERSIAVLRPLHKESVITKKRTSILIVFSWMGSFFLAISPLVFSDQIALEYNPCSRMCNYALGSADFPSQAWNILLLFPAFDFTLLGGTIVINIISLTTIRQHSKRRKHLAENESQSSTKPTFSDIKAAKTIGTLTLAFTASFTPIAVFVVGNVLGNEWCNFAFFAFWILTSNSCCNVIIYGARDQKFRSRAYQLLISAQFNTAPKKTEYENTVNGGKDNEEIVKQT, from the coding sequence ATGCCAGAGGAGCTCGCAAACTGCAGTGTGTGTTGCTGTACCACGACCAGTAAGATACTCATGGTGGTCTTCATGATATCACTGATACTTGCTATACTCTTCGGGAACCTCCTGACATTAGCAGTGGTCGTTGGAACGAAACACTTCCACACTCCACAGGGTTATTTAAAAGCCTCACTGGCCGTGGCAGACCTAGCTGTGGGGATTTTTGTGGTGCCCGTCTCCGTTTACGCAGAAGTATCTCTCATGATCTACAATTCAATGCCAGAGTGGACAGCGCGCAATTCCCAAGCCACACCTCTCCACCCGTGCAATTTTATCGGACCTGTGTTTGCGGGATGCACTTTAGTTTCCATTACAACAATTTTCCTCCTGACTATTGAAAGGAGCATTGCCGTTTTGAGGCCACTGCACAAGGAATCGGTCATAACTAAAAAAAGAACAAGCATACTAATAGTCTTTTCCTGGATGGGCAGTTTTTTCCTGGCAATATCCCCATTGGTTTTCAGCGATCAAATCGCGCTGGAGTACAATCCTTGCAGTCGCATGTGCAATTACGCGCTTGGAAGCGCAGACTTCCCTTCCCAAGCATGGAACATTCTCTTACTTTTCCCTGCCTTTGATTTTACGCTACTCGGAGGTACTATTGTCATCAATATCATATCCCTCACCACAATCCGCCAGCAttcaaaaagaagaaaacatctTGCAGAGAACGAGAGTCAAAGCTCAACGAAACCAACCTTCTCCGACATCAAGGCTGCCAAGACAATAGGCACTCTGACGCTGGCTTTCACCGCTTCTTTTACTCCCATCGCCGTGTTTGTAGTTGGAAATGTGCTGGGAAATGAATGGTGCAATTTTGCGTTTTTTGCCTTTTGGATTTTGACCTCAAacagctgctgtaatgttattATATACGGCGCGAGAGACCAGAAGTTTAGAAGTCGCGCGTATCAGCTGCTCATATCCGCTCAATTTAACACTGCGCCTAAGAAGACTGAGTATGAAAACACTGTAAATGGAGGGAAAGACAATGAAGAAATAGTCAAGCAAACCTAA